The nucleotide window TTAGATGaccttttcctgttttcttgcAAAGAACGTACAAGTGTGAACTGCTTGTTTTACTGCTGAAAGAATAGGAGCCAGAGTTTCTCATGACTGCTCACTCTCTGCCTCTCCAAACCAGGACTGCTCTTCTAGAAGCAGCCATGTTTTCCTAACTACCATGCATCTAACCAGATACACCATCACCAAGGAGCCCAAGggcaataaaacaaaattctgtttttttaaaaatagatctATTTTATGCGTGTATTGGGTGACTTCCTTCATACATCACAATTATCAATTGGGTATTATTTTGAATTCTGATCATGCCTCTCTGCTGCTACTTGACAGATAAGTGAAAACTGTCCCTGTCTCTTTAAGTCAGGAGTTGGCTGATTCTATGAGTTTCAAATCTGTCATCTAACACTAACAGTAATGAGataactaagaaaaaaatcaggaaactTCTAGTGGCAGAGTCTCTGCCATTAGAATCTAAATATATAAACCAGAGGGAGAGGTAATATTTTTCATAAACTTGAGCTGACATATCTACAAAGAGACAGTTCTTTTAGCACACCAGCCCTTCTGAAAGTCAAAAATAGAAGCAGAAACTTTTGAAGCTAAATGCAGACTCCAACAGGAGAAACGTCACAGTTCATTGTGAAGGTCACTGCTATACATTCACTGAAGGAAGTGATCTCCTTACTTGAAATGAGAGTTAAAATTAGCTCAGacccatcccaaaaatccaataATCCATGTTGTAGGCCAAGCTATCACATCCTGTTTCTAAACTTGTATTTGCAATGTTTTACTTCCTTTCTAAAGGCTCACCCTTTGCCAGATGCCAAGGCTTCTCTTTACATTGCTGAGCTGCAATAACTACTTGTGTTCTTGTTTTTACCTTGTTGTAAATTCTGCTGAGTGCTATTTTTCTACATTATTTTACATTTGCTCTGGGGCATTACTGTGCACTTCAGACATGAAAGTGCAGTGCATGTGTGTTACACAATAAATTTACTATGGTTGATCTGTGCCAATAACTGCTTTCAAAACTTAAAACCTGTCCCATGTAAAGTAATACCGAACATTAAAGGCCAACTGAGAACCCACAAGCCAAACCGGCATAAAATGTCAATTTGAAATAGAACTAAGGATTTGAGAGAActaaaattttccccaaatgtCCCCTGTTTTAGACAAAATGGTTGAGTCAGTCTGTAGCTATGGAACTGAATTTTTGTGTTCCTTTTGGGCAGTCCTAACTGCCTCCTCTCAGACCAGATGTGCAGAAAAGCAtctgctgtggtgctgggagGTATACAGATTTTTTACTACCCAGTGTGTGTCTTTTAGAGCAGTGACAACACCCAAACAGATATCCCATGGTCAGAGGGCAATATTTACCTTTCTGGCTAGTGTATTTATCATTTtgccagcaggtttttttctcatagTTCTGGCTTTGTTTGCATGTAGGGCTTTTTTCCACTGATGAGTAGCTTTATTCAAGGTACTGGCTTCTGGAGTTTAAAAAGCAGATGTCCAGTAACTGCCTGAGGTCTTTGGTCATTGGGGGAATCATACAGCTAAacccaggaaaaggaaagtaCAGCATTGGCCTACCTACCTTCCCTGATGTTAACAATAGCTTTAATCAGAAAAGCATGCCAGAATGAAAGGATCAAAGTGAgctagtgaaaaaaaaaatctagtggggattttcattttcatatctAGTTATTTAGGGCATCCTTTTTGTTCATCATTTCTTTTATCCATTCTGTTTTAAATATCACCCGCTCTCATTTCTATTCTTAAAGAGGCCAGTGGACCAGACTTTATATGTCACTCTTTCCTAGATGTGTTAACTTTCCTTAGAGGCCATTGATCAGTGTGTGATCTGTTTTAATTTGGTACACTGACTTTACTAATGACATGCTTCAATTCTTTAGGTCAGCAGTCAGGATAGGTGTAACTCCAATAAACTAAATTTAGTGCCAGCcacttttaaatatttgcataaatGTAGAAAGTACTTTTACCTGGAAAACCTGGAGATATCAATATATAACACAAGGTAAGGAACAAAGAAAATCTTCTGATGTAAGACAGGGAAGAGCTTATTGAAAAGTGTGGTTCTCAGCTCTCCCCAGAATCTCTGAATACATGCCTCTGTCATGTCAAAACCTTGATGGTAACATATGGTGTGAACCCTCCTTACTATATGCTTTTTCAATcttactgtttttattttagagcAGTGTATAGAAGAATTCTATGAAAGATAATGGTTGTTAATTTAGTTTAATGAAATCCCAATGAGAAAGAGAGGACAGGATGCCCTTCTTTCACAGATGAGTTGCTTGCTTCACTTGCCTCTGACAATGGCAGCTTTCAGCCCACCTTTTATTCCTGAGCAGGCTCTATTCTGCTCTATTCAGGATTGTTTCCGGCATGTCTTGCTTTGGTAGCAATGAGCTCCTCTCATATCTAAAGTGCTAGTAGGGTGTGCATATCTAACTAATTATGCAGTAACTAATTTTACTGTAGACCCTCAACTCTCCTACGTTCAACTCTAATTTCTCAGAGTTTCTCTATCTCCAAGCCTTATTAAGACATGCATCACTGTCTGGCCCTGTTTGAACATCATCTGCAGCTGTTGAGGATTAAGAACAATGACTGGTACTCCTGTTTGCCAGAACATTTGATTCTTTGTATCTGTCTTGTTCTACAATCCTAGTTAATAacaaaataagacaaaaaaagtTTACAATCTCATAAATGTTCTCCTCTCTTGTGCTTCATGTTTATAATACATAGTCATAAGTGGCTTGTACATGTCTAGTTACTGGCTGCACATGCATAAAAAACAGGTATGGTTGTTCTGGATAGAAGAGACTGTCGTAGAGACAGATAACCTATGACAGACTCTTACATCATGTATCTCGTAACTCTGTTCCTGTGTTGTCTGTGTCATCTGAGCCCTGGTAACACTGACTTCTGCCCTTAGGATTCAGGAAGCTGCTATTCTATccatagaaagaaaataagtgcTTAGCCTAATTGGTAAGTAACTCTCCTGTCCCGTATCCTGAAGTACTTGAAGACTGAAACTTGAAAGGGGAAGGGAGATCAGGAAGGGAAACATACTGACTGAAGTACTGACCTCTTTGTTCTGTTTAGAGGATTTTGACTACCCTTTGGCATAATTTCCTTTAACAAGGAGGTTTTATGTGTAAGATATTTGGGCATTGAGAAGggctaaatgaaaaaaaaaaaaacaccaacacaAAATATTCTAGATAGCTCTTTTACGACACAAAACACTATGCCCGTTGTTCCTTGGGTTTGAAGCTAAGTGTCTCCAATACTGGGCATGAAGCTACAATCACACAGATCTTTGTTCCTTATGCATGATCAATGTGGTTGAGTAAGGGGCCTAGCAGTCATTTATACAGGAGGCAGGCTAATTCTGGCCATAACAGCTCCATCACCAGCACATGGTGTCTGTAGACTCACAAAGTTTTAAGTACCTTAAATGGGACCAAAAAAcaccagaagcagcagcagcttctgaaaaAAGATACTGATAGCAGACCAAGTGGCCACAGTGCTTCCCTAAATGAATTATGGACTGATGCACTTAAACTAAGAAAGCACTTAGGAGCATTTACAttgcagaaaaaggcagaatGACTGTAATTCCTACAGGACACTACATGAAATATTTGCTTGTGTTTGGGGTCATTAGGTTTAACAGTTTCTTATGGATGAATAATACATTTTGCACTCTTGTTTCTCCTCAGTGCATTTAAAGCTGGCGAATAGTGGCCACAGAGAACTTCACCGAGGGAAATTATGTATCTGAAGGTAGTGTCTTTTAAAACCTTTAAAGTCAGAAGCTTTAGAGTCTTTACTTTTGCAGTACTCAATTTTGAGGTTAGTATAATCTTTTTTTCGGTCTGGCATATGCAACAAAAACAAGCCAagctgtgaaaaaaacaaaatgagaaaaataacaCCATGTGCAAACCTGTGGTCTGACTTCACTTTAGAAGCAGATGCTGTATGAAGGTGTTACTGCACTTCCTGAAGGCAGGGGCTAGTGCCTGAAACAAAGCTGTGTGACATTATTCAacccaggcagcacaggggaagaatgagACAGTAGTGAGGAAGACAAAGAGGAAGATAAGTCTCTTTGACATTGTCTTCACTTGATCACTGACACTTGGCAGGAGCTATATTATTTTCATACTCTATCACTGTACTGGGGGAACACCTTCCAGAACCACCCATCAATCTTGACCACGTAAGTATGCATTAAATTCAATGAAATAGAGTTTCATGTCTTTGGGGACCAAATACAGGATCCTATAACTACCACAATTGCAAGCCTGTccacctgccagccccagggaacttacactgagcaggcagggagggaataGACCTTGGCACCACACCAGAAGGAACTAAAAGCTAGCACAGCCTGTGTGACCGCTGCCCTAAACACCCTCCTCTTTTCTTGGGAGATCTTTCTGGGAAAACATACGATTGCCTAAGTTCTTGGTAGTCTGCCTGCTTTTTAATTAGTAGATCACTTTGAACAAAACTGCAAAAGAATTTAGGTCTTTGGAAACATTGCCAAGcttcaaacaaagaaaattaagagaCATGAATTATGGCAGAAACAAGTGTTTtgcaccagctctgcagtgatttAAGGAGAAAAGATGCTATCATACCTGGGTATAAGAACAATCTATGACAACAAAATCCTGCAAGGGAAGTGACAAACTGAAGAGCAAATGTTTAATTCTATATCTAGTCCAGCTTTTATGtgttttataatttatttgttAAGGATGCCTAAGGATGCTAGAAACCTTAGAAATGAATACTTCACTGGAAACACAAAAACCAGTGCCCTGGAGAACAgggaaaatgtggaaaacaaaaacagagaacatACAGACCCATATGGGGTGGTGAGGAAAGGCTGGTATGGAACTGAAAATTAAGAGGATAAGTTAGGTAATTGTCctgggtgactttatgatgcttgtatccccagtcatctgttctgtttatgctgggtattaagttctgcacctttaagacAGTTCTGAGAGCTGAGGGGGAGAAGAACCACAGAGTTTGTTCTCAGGGACTGCCTTGCTCCCCGCAACCATCTCACAGactgtgctgtctgcagcacGGACAGCAGAGGAAGCTCTCCTCTGATTTTTGTTCACTTTTAGCTGGCTCAGACAGAGAAGCTCCCCAGACtgtggcttttccttttcttggagctgttcagccctgctctggactgaaaacccagaaaaacactgggagctcacacctgtggccTATTGGGAACCAGGAGGTGGCATTGTTCAGCATaagagggactgataagagactgagcaAGCCAAGATACACCCCATGACAAGGACTTTCTGAATTTCCCATCTCTTCAGAACAACAAAAAGTTccattgtttaatattatttttttcgTATTTGTACTTTGCTAGTATTTGTACTTTGCTAGTATTCATACTTTGCTAgttaaataaacaaatttttccacttctcttcaaagaaatgttttctgataCAGTAGAAGGGAGGGGCCACTTGAATTTGCTTTCTAAAAAATACCCATTCAGAagtttcctcccaaatttgccccaaaaCAAGACAGTAATAAACCAAGAAGTGAGACTTAGTCAATCAATCTTAGTTCACAGTAAAGTGAAGGAAGATAAGGGATAGACTCAAGTCACAAAGGATCATGAAGAACATCGTGTAAAAGCCCCAATTTTAATAAAGCCTTTTCTATAGGGTGATATTCTAGAAGTAAGCTGCTTATATATGTTGATACGTAATCCAGTGAACATGCTATTCATTGAACTCATTTGTTTGTTCCATCTTTAAGTAGAATACTCTTCTTTTAGGAAAGACTGCCATAACCTCTATTCAACAGCTGAGGGCACTCCACAACCAGTTAAATGAAAAACATGGTTTTACCAAAGCTAACCTGAAGCAGGAGAGCTATCAGCTAACCTGACAGCAGAAATCAAATTATTGGGCCAGCCAGGTGAAAGATCGGGGCTGCCTGCCAAATAAGTGTGGACTGCCACCCGAGTCCGGAATGAATTATGTAGGAGCATACTGAGTTGGCTTAAATTGGCATACTGGGTAGGGAAATACTATTAGTGGCACCAAATATTCAGAAAGTTCAGCTGACAGTCAGTCTGGAAGCCTTGTATACAGTGTTAGTCTGGATTTCATATAAAGCTCTGGTTTCCCTGGCAAAATCATGCTCATGAATACAGTGATGAAGCTCTGTAATATTCATGAAGTCGGAAATCCAGGATTTAATGTTCTTCTTTCTGGAAATTTAAGTCTCTGGACACCTCACTTTTGTAATGTTATGGTAAGAATAAGTGGTTCATGGGAAGACCTTCTTCCTACAAGCCTGTGATGGGACAGCTTCTGACTGTCAAATTCCCATTCCTCATCTGAACCACGGATTTATTCACACACAGTCTTTGCAGACCCTTGGTAATATGGCTTTTATGAACAGCTCCATACTTGTGTCAAAATGGACCTGAAGGAATATATGATTGTCTGTTTTCTAGAAGCAGACACAGAAGGAATGCCTGAAGCCTGAGTTTGGGCTAGGTTTGCCCTGTTTCTTGGCAGGCAAACTGTGACGCTGTATGCTGATTTGGCTACAGAACTGTATCTTAGCCAGTTTTCAAAAAAGCTTCTTGTGCAGGCTGCAGGTACATTTGAGCATTTTGCTAATGtagtttggaagaaaaaaatgggagatTACAGAGCACAGGGTAGAATGGCTTTCATctgcaaaatataaaaaatatcaaCAGATATAAAACGTTAACAACAATGTTATTTTATCCAAGAGATCACCTTTAGAAGAAAGCAAGTTTGCTTTGTAAAACCTCACAATAAACGGTACGGTGAACTTGGGACCTTGAGATGAGTGTTAAGTAAACGGTCCCTTTGAGAAAGTGAGAAAATCCGTCTTCGAGTAACTTCTgcaggggacagcccagcagcctcaAGGCCTTTTGTAACTCAGCTTAAATACTTTGTTTCAGCAAAGTAGGTGAAAACAAATAGTGTCAGTCCTGCTTAGCAGAACACTTTGTGTACTTTAACCACGTGCTTGTGTCCTCTTAAAGCCAAGCTTAACAATCTTCCCGAAACCTTTACCAGACAAAGCTTGTTTTTCTTATGCTTTTTACCATGTGCAGTACCATTTCTTTCCAGAAGATGGGAAACGTGTACTTCTATTCTCCCTATTTCCCTTATCCCCCAAAAGCCTTTCAGCGCAGCAGATTAAAGTAATGTACTGACATACTGACACTTaacaaagcaaagagaaatcaCTTTTATTTGTAATTTGTTTTGCAAAAACGGGTACTAATTTGTGGAAAGGTAAGGTTATGTGAGGGTAATATTTGTCTAGGAAGTCAATGCCTGTAAGACAAAGGGCTAAGGGGGCACAAGACTGAACAGTGTCTATGTATcccaatttttccttctttttctttttaccccTACCCTATGGTAAATGACTTGTAATACTAACGTGATTTGACTAGGTTTTGCAGAGTGAGTTAGGAAGGCAACTGAATGCAGCAGCAAATGCCCATCAAAAAACTGCAGACAAAGAGTGTACACAATCCAGTATACTTAATAATCAGCACTGTTACCTTCCTAAAGAAACACTTATGGagagaaacaaataaacaaatattgtTATTCTACACTCTTGCTGATTTCGGCTGGGGGGACTTTGTGTGTTAAGGCATGCATACTGTTGTTGACACTCTAAAATTAGACTATTCTGTTATTTTAAGATGTGTAATGAGAGATTTTAAGGGACTGACACCGAAATAACTTACAGTAACATGCTCTGAGAGTCATTCCTACCAAATCAACTAGTCTTTGATTTTTACCAGCAACAAAAGCAGGTAGAAGTGTTTTGTCTGCCAACAAATAAATACTTCAGAAATGTGTCACACACTAAGAAAATGATGAATTTTGGCATTTTTGGATCTTCAGAAAGGAGAAATGTAAAATTGCTTCACATTTCATTATTCTTCTCCCAGACCAGACTTCACTTTCTAGCAATTGTCTGTACAGAGACCCTATACTACAATTGCCTTCAGGTGAGTTCCAACTTGATTTATTTGCTGCTTATGAAGGGATTTCAGAGCGGACTGTTGTCAGACAGCTGTGCGGGGTGTCCCTAGGCATGAGCTCTCCTTACAAAGGGAGGGACACGATAGCCCCTAGGCAGTGGGGCATTCATGCCAGCGATTTGTATCATCTGAGCAGGACCATGggcctcagctccctgctggccctgtctgtctgtctgtctgtctgctgcTTTGGCATAGGCGGGACAAACTCCTTCTCTTCCTCACGTGCAGCAACAGGCATGCGTTACAGGGCTGCTCCTAGAGCTCGGACCGTCCATCACCAACCCGCACTGCCCCGCACACAGCAATCCTCGAGCGAGGAAAACACCTCTCACGCTGAAGCTCTCTTTGACGAGCTCCCACACGGGACGGTAGCGGCCAGGGCAGTCCCCCTGCTGCCGGGGGACAAGAGCCTGTTCGCCCCGCCGCTCTGCTCCGCTCCCAGCTGGGCGAGGGAGGGCACAACAGAACAGCCCGGCAAGAGAGGGCAGAACAGGTCAGCCCGGGGCCGTTCAGCTCTCCGCAGGGCTGGGGCGGGGCGAGGCCGAGCCGAGCCCGGcgggcggagcggagcggagccggGGCGGGGACCGCCCCGCAGCGTGGGGGCGGAGCCGCCACCCGCTTTATAAAGGGCGAGCCGAAGAGCTGCTCGGCGTCGTGAGCATAGCGGGTGGGCAAGGTAGGGTAGGTGGAGTGGGACCGAGAAGGCCAGGCAGGACGGAGCCGGCGGGGTGCGGTGATGGAGCTCCTACGGACTATCGCCCACCCACCGGGCGGCGGCAGTGCCAAGGGCTGCGAGGCGGCTGCGGGCAGGGCGGCCGGCGGCGAGTCGCGCAGGAAGAAGGCGGAGGAGCCGCCGCACCAGCACGGCCACCACGCAGCCGAGGTCTCCCGGATTATAACCGACCCCACGACGGGGAAGCGTTACTGCCGCGGCAAGGTGCTCGGAAAGGTAATGGCTGCGGCGAGCCCCGTGCCCTCCCGAGGCGACGGCCCGTGTGCCGAGCTGCCGCCCCTCGGCGGGGCGGCCGGCGGGCGCTGCCCGCGTTCCCCCGGAGAGCGGAGTGCGCCGCGCTGCCGCCCACGACCTGGCCAGCGCCGCCCGCGCCAGGCGCTATGGGTCCGAGCGCCCTTTCTGCCCCGGAATCGTGCCTTCGGCTCGGGGAGCCCGCGGGAAAGACTTGGATGGTGCATGCGGGGAGTGGGGAGCGCTTGCCTTCCAACAGACGATGAACCCAGGTCCTGTCCTTAGAAAATTGCCCTTTGCTAAGGAAGTTGCGCTGCTTGACTAATACATGAGCTGGTGAATGACTAAGAGCAGGACTGCATTTATACCTGCCCTAATTGCCTTTTTCTCCTATGTCTCTCTAGGGTGGATTTGCCAAGTGTTACGAGATGACAGATTTGACAACAAATAAAGTTTATGCTGCGAAAATCATTCCTCACAGCAGAGTAGCAAAACCTCATCAAAGGGAGAAGGTATGTATGcatgaatgatttttttttttttccctcaaactCTTTGTGTGCTGGATTGCCTACCCCTTTTCCTGAAATGGTTCTGATAGAGCTGTCTGCTCAACCTTGTGGAAGTAAGGCTAAcacctttcttctttcccactATCTTGTTTTTACAGATTGATAAAGAGATTGAGCTGCACAGAATGCTTAATCATAGACATGTTGTGCAGTTTTACCACTACTTTGAAGACAGAGAGAATATTTACATTCTTCTGGAATACTGCAGTAGAAGGGTGAGCATCAGCTGGGAGAAATTGGTATTTACTTACCTGGAATGTGCAACTGTGCAAAATGTGTAAAACTTATTTTTTGTGGCTTTAGTTGTTGTTTCTCAATGCACTCATTTACTTTTGCTAAAGATGAATCTTGTGCATGAATTGTCAGTGAcatttctgcctttgtttttcttctgcagtcaaTGGCTCACATCTTAAAAGCAAGGAAGGTATTGACAGAACCAGAAGTACGATACTACCTCAGGCAAATTGTGTCAGGGCTAAAGTATCTTCATGAACAGGAAATCTTACACAGGGATCTTAAACTAGGTAAGCTCTCCAACTTCTAAGCATACTCCTCCAGCCCTGTAAAGTTGTACCACTTTATCCTTGTATGGTGATAGTTTGTTTAGTAGAATCAGCTTAGTTGTCTTTACAGTGGAAGCCCATGGTGCTTAAGGGATGACATTAAGCattcctaattaaaaaaaaaaaaaaatcttgcctAGCTTCTGGCTCTGAACAAAGTATGACTCAGCACCTGTGGCAAATGCCTTCCTACCTTGCCAGAGATGGATTAACTGGAATTTCTTTGTCTGCCAGGTAACTTCTTTATCAATGAAAACATGGAATTGAAGCTCGGTGACTTTGGCTTGGCAGCTAGGCTGGAACCACTGGAGCACAGGAGGAGGTAGGAGCATCAAAAATGTATACATGAAACTAAATTCatatgaaaatgaaatcatGTTCTATAGCAAAAGCTAGTTATTGCCCCTTCACTATCGTgaagataaaatgaaaaaacatcTATGCTATTAAAGTTCTTACAGTTCTAAGTTCTAAAGCTCCTCTTTAGATGTCTGAACTTGAGATGAAAACCTGCCCTTTGATAAATAGCTCCTTCCTCTTTCTATTTGAAATATTAACCAGCTCTGTGgtgtctttgatttttcagaaCAATATGTGGCACACCAAATTACCTCTCTCCAGAAGTCCTCAACAAACAAGGGCATGGCTGTGAATCTGATATATGGGCCTTAGGCTGTGTAATGTAAGTACTTTCCTGCCTTTGAAATGTATTATATCTGTCACAGGCTTAGGCGTTTGAGAGTTCAAAGGGGATACAGTGCTGCATCCATTTACAGCCTTTTATACATTTTTTGTGTTGGGAGATAGACAAAGCCTTTTTTTTGTAGCTGTAGACACAAGTATGGTAGgtgtgtaaaataaaacaattttcctttgcctttaaACAGGTATACAATGCTGTTGGGAAGACCCCCGTTTGAGACTACAAATCTTAAAGAAACATACAGATGCATAAGGGAAGCAAGATACAGCCTGCCTTCATCTCTCTTGGCACCTGCAAAACACTTAATAGCTAGCATGTTGTCAAAAAACCCTGAAGATCGGCCCAGTTTAGATGAAATAATTCGACATGAATTCTTCTTACAGGTTTGTACTGTATGCTGTTAGtttgtaaaaaaacaaaatccacatAAAAATGCACTCTGTGGTCTAAAAATGTTGTGTTGTATTTCTACAGGGCTTTACACCTGATAGACTTTCTGCAAGCTGTTGTCACACCGTCCCTGATTTCCATTTGTCAAGTCCTGCtaaaaatttcttcaaaaaagcagctgctgctctctttgggggaaaaaaggataaGGCCAGATACTTGGACACACATAGTAAGTTTAAAGTCTAGATACAGTCCACTTATCTCTATTGCATCAGTTTCATATTAGTGTGCATATGCTAGATAGCAAAAGAACACTTGTATCTGTGTCTTAGAGCTTTCCTGggttggttttgattttttcttgATAGGTGGGCAGGCTAATATCTATACTTATGTCAGTTTACATACATAAATGCTTCTTACAGCTTTCATGTCTATATTGGTCATCTCTTAGTTTGTAAAGTCTACTGAAATTTAGTCTCTTAGAGTGACTTGTGTATAATGGCATCGTTTCTCTGGGAGACTATGGTAGGCTTAGAAGAAGCTGCTAGAGAGACACAATGTGTTTTCTGCAGGTAACTTGTTATGCTTTCTGTAATTCAATAGCACTTCCAGATtgagttaaatatttttttccctgtgttgcaGACAGGCTAGctaaagaagatgaagaaatcTACAAGCTCAGACATGATTTGAAGAAGACTTCGATAACCCAgcaggcccccaaacacaagACAGATGAGGTATATGCAAGTGCAGTTCAAATCTAGTAACAGCTGGGTGGAGTAGCtataattaaattatatttgacTTGGATATCAGAACTGGGGCTGTACACAGCATAATCAAGCTTAAATGATTAGCAGAGCTGCTTTAAGAGGGCTTAAACAAGCATCACAAAGGTATGCTAGCCTTTGTAGGGAGACCATAAATTTTGGCTTTTGAGTAATTATAGTATCTGCCTAGACTCCATTGTTGCCTGTGCGTTAAGTTGTCTGCCAGGTGCTATTTCTCAATATTCCAAATACAGGGCTTCAGTTCATGATTAACTAGGGCTTCTTAAAAGAATAAATTGCTGAAATCTCTTTTACTATTTGGTGTTCAGAcctgcacacagctgctccCTTGCTCGGGCAGGAGAGCAAAAAACTGATTAATAGCCTGTGAGATGCAAATTGAAGATCTAAAGAATGGAAAGACCTGGAGTGCTGCTCTGAGCTAAGTCTAGCAGCAGCTCCTTTGTAATCTTTGTACATGAGTACCAGTTTCCCTAGAATTTATTATTTGTTGAGAATCAGGAGAGCCATGCAAAACCTGTGTGTAAGCCTTGGCTTGTGTTATGTTTTGATGTTTATGTGTCTGACATCTCTTCTAGGAGATTCAGCCTCTTATCACAACAGTGGTGAAGCCGGGAGCACTGCCAGAAACTAAGCAGATCGGAGACTCCATTCGGATGATAGTCAGAGGAACtttgggaagctgcagcagtaGCAGTGAATGTAAGTGCAGCAATATATGATGTCTAAGTCTGAATCCTGCCTAATTTTCCTCATGTTTTAAAAGCTTGAAGCAAACACTGCTTTTATATTCTTATTTttgatgttgcaaaagccaatAATTTTGACAAATTTAAACTAGAAAGTCATTAAGGCTAGATTTCTTAAAGTCTACGTAACTCAAAAGTTTAGAACGAAAATCTTCTCTCTATGTGCTCTTGTCAGTCTAATAAGTCTTTCTTTTCAGGTTTGGAAGACAGTACTATGGGAAGCGTTGCTGATACTGTTGCAAGAGTATTGAGGGGATGTCTGGAGAATATGCCAGAAGCAGATAGCAATCCGAAAGAACAGCTGACAGCATCCTTCCAGTGGGTTACAAAATGGGTGGACTACTCCAACAAGTATGGCTTTGGGTACCAGCTGTCAGATCACACTGTTGGCGTCCTCTTTAACAACGGGGCACATATGAGCCTTCTGCCAGACAAAAAGTAAGAATCATTACAAAGCAAACAACTCACTAAAGcagtttaaaaatgaaatatttgtttctcaTCCCTTaccaccttttctttttgtt belongs to Haemorhous mexicanus isolate bHaeMex1 chromosome Z, bHaeMex1.pri, whole genome shotgun sequence and includes:
- the PLK2 gene encoding serine/threonine-protein kinase PLK2 is translated as MELLRTIAHPPGGGSAKGCEAAAGRAAGGESRRKKAEEPPHQHGHHAAEVSRIITDPTTGKRYCRGKVLGKGGFAKCYEMTDLTTNKVYAAKIIPHSRVAKPHQREKIDKEIELHRMLNHRHVVQFYHYFEDRENIYILLEYCSRRSMAHILKARKVLTEPEVRYYLRQIVSGLKYLHEQEILHRDLKLGNFFINENMELKLGDFGLAARLEPLEHRRRTICGTPNYLSPEVLNKQGHGCESDIWALGCVMYTMLLGRPPFETTNLKETYRCIREARYSLPSSLLAPAKHLIASMLSKNPEDRPSLDEIIRHEFFLQGFTPDRLSASCCHTVPDFHLSSPAKNFFKKAAAALFGGKKDKARYLDTHNRLAKEDEEIYKLRHDLKKTSITQQAPKHKTDEEIQPLITTVVKPGALPETKQIGDSIRMIVRGTLGSCSSSSECLEDSTMGSVADTVARVLRGCLENMPEADSNPKEQLTASFQWVTKWVDYSNKYGFGYQLSDHTVGVLFNNGAHMSLLPDKKTVHYYAELGQCSVFSATEAPEQFISQVTVLKYFSHYMEENLMDGGDLPSLTDVRRPRLYLLQWLKSDKALMMLFNDGTFQVNFYHDHTKVIICNQSEEYLLTYINEDRISTTFRLTTLLVSGCSLELKHRMEYALNMLLQRCN